The following are encoded together in the Acidobacteriota bacterium genome:
- a CDS encoding Rieske (2Fe-2S) protein, translated as MAKRYRVCTTEELQPGERKIVDARGRSIGVFNIGGSYHALLNLCPHQRGPLCLGQVTGTMLPSPVGEFRYGLEGRIIRCPWHGWEFDVTTGRSVHKPDGVKLKVYPVTVEPARSGSRAENEPSVETFPVTVERQWIVLHV; from the coding sequence ATGGCTAAGCGGTACCGGGTGTGCACCACCGAGGAACTGCAGCCGGGAGAGCGCAAGATCGTGGATGCCCGCGGGCGTTCCATCGGTGTCTTCAACATCGGGGGCAGCTACCACGCGCTGCTCAACCTCTGCCCCCACCAGAGAGGCCCCCTCTGCCTGGGGCAAGTGACCGGCACCATGCTTCCCTCTCCGGTAGGGGAGTTTCGCTACGGCCTCGAGGGCCGAATCATCCGCTGTCCCTGGCACGGGTGGGAGTTCGATGTGACAACCGGCAGGTCGGTCCACAAGCCGGACGGGGTGAAGCTGAAGGTCTATCCGGTAACGGTGGAACCCGCCCGTTCAGGATCCCGGGCGGAGAATGAACCCAGTGTGGAGACCTTTCCGGTGACGGTGGAACGCCAATGGATCGTTCTGCACGTGTGA
- a CDS encoding amidohydrolase family protein — translation MGHQDNADPTKKAGRKRGRRLSLIDTDVHNQPRCWNDLKPYLPAGMRERGFPIPDTAGTGYANPIGVLRRDAFPPRGGPPGSCYRTMRKQLLDAYDIDYAILTGAEIVGIGTSADYYYAPVMAGAYNDWLIEAWLGEDPRLFGSLAIAPQNPAAAAREIRRLGGHPRIKQTIMTSASRIPYGNPFYHPIYEAAQECNLPVAIHPGHEGSGISGPPTSAGYPSSYFEKHTNISQSYMAQLVSLVSEGVFEKFPGLKFVCIEGGFGWVPHLMWRFDKNYKALRIQTPWLKRLPSETILEHVRFTSQPIEEPPRTSQLLELFEMMRADRVLMFASDYPHWDFDSPLAAFPKVPKELGERIFWRNAQELYSLENQAPDVEEQRNG, via the coding sequence ATGGGGCACCAAGACAACGCCGATCCCACGAAAAAGGCCGGCAGGAAGCGAGGCCGCCGCCTGTCGCTGATCGACACCGACGTCCACAACCAACCCCGCTGCTGGAACGATCTCAAGCCCTATCTGCCCGCCGGCATGCGCGAGCGCGGATTTCCCATTCCGGACACGGCCGGCACCGGTTACGCCAATCCGATCGGGGTGCTGCGGCGCGACGCCTTCCCTCCCAGGGGCGGGCCTCCCGGATCCTGCTACCGGACGATGCGCAAGCAACTGCTGGACGCTTACGACATCGACTACGCCATCCTGACGGGCGCCGAGATCGTGGGCATCGGCACCTCGGCCGATTACTACTACGCCCCGGTGATGGCTGGAGCCTACAACGACTGGCTGATCGAAGCCTGGCTTGGCGAGGACCCGCGCCTGTTCGGCTCCCTGGCGATCGCGCCCCAGAACCCGGCCGCGGCGGCCCGGGAAATCCGCCGCCTGGGCGGGCACCCGCGCATCAAGCAGACCATCATGACCTCGGCCTCGCGCATCCCCTACGGGAATCCCTTCTACCACCCCATCTACGAGGCCGCTCAGGAATGCAACCTGCCGGTGGCCATACATCCCGGCCACGAGGGATCTGGGATCTCCGGGCCGCCCACCTCGGCCGGGTACCCGTCCAGCTACTTCGAAAAACACACCAACATCAGTCAGAGCTACATGGCCCAACTGGTCAGCCTGGTATCCGAAGGGGTATTCGAGAAATTCCCCGGGCTCAAGTTCGTATGCATCGAAGGCGGCTTCGGCTGGGTCCCTCACTTGATGTGGCGCTTCGACAAGAACTACAAGGCCTTGCGCATTCAAACCCCCTGGTTGAAGCGTCTGCCCAGCGAGACCATTCTGGAGCACGTGCGCTTCACCAGCCAGCCCATTGAGGAGCCCCCCAGGACCTCACAGTTGCTGGAGCTGTTCGAGATGATGAGAGCCGACCGTGTCCTGATGTTCGCCAGCGACTATCCCCATTGGGACTTCGATTCTCCTTTGGCGGCCTTTCCCAAAGTACCAAAAGAGCTGGGTGAACGCATTTTCTGGCGAAATGCCCAGGAACTCTACAGCTTGGAAAACCAAGCCCCGGACGTCGAGGAGCAAAGGAATGGCTAA
- a CDS encoding FAD-dependent oxidoreductase has protein sequence MSNHQPSIVVVGAGFAGAATAFHLARMGMERVTILEQEEVPGMHASGQNAAMVRQVVPHESIAALARGGAAFLRNLPRDWPLETHFEQNGSFLLASAGDSARLKQDGARSCERGVPAEWWPIERIVEAVPILEGSPAEGGLWCPTDGVVDIHNLLQGYLKAAASLGARLKTSSPLRRIVVRQGRVCGVQTESEEIKADIVVNAAGAWARQIGQLAGASPVPLVPYRRHLFVTEPLDWVESQWPIVWDLSRDLYFRPESGGLLLCPCDEEAQEPGLAADDPAALQMLADKVTRYYPRLADLPIRRSWAGLRTLAPDGRLVVGWDSSVEGFFWLAGLAGHGVAASYSVGLLAASLVLREPSGAAPAAFSPGRFH, from the coding sequence GTGAGCAACCATCAGCCCTCCATTGTGGTGGTGGGCGCCGGGTTTGCCGGAGCAGCCACGGCCTTTCACCTGGCCCGCATGGGCATGGAACGGGTCACCATCCTGGAACAGGAAGAGGTTCCCGGGATGCATGCCTCGGGACAAAACGCGGCCATGGTGCGCCAAGTGGTGCCTCACGAATCCATTGCCGCCCTGGCCCGAGGGGGAGCGGCCTTCCTTCGCAATCTGCCCCGGGATTGGCCGCTCGAAACCCACTTCGAACAGAATGGCTCCTTCTTGCTGGCCTCGGCCGGGGACTCGGCCAGGCTGAAGCAGGACGGCGCCCGCAGTTGCGAACGCGGGGTGCCGGCGGAATGGTGGCCCATCGAACGCATCGTCGAGGCCGTGCCGATCCTGGAGGGTTCTCCGGCCGAGGGGGGCTTGTGGTGCCCGACCGACGGGGTGGTCGACATCCACAACCTCCTGCAAGGTTATCTGAAGGCGGCAGCCTCGCTGGGAGCCCGGCTGAAAACTTCGAGCCCGCTGCGCCGGATTGTGGTCCGCCAGGGCAGGGTTTGCGGCGTCCAAACCGAATCCGAAGAAATAAAAGCCGATATTGTTGTCAACGCGGCCGGCGCCTGGGCCCGACAGATCGGGCAATTGGCCGGGGCCTCTCCGGTTCCGCTGGTTCCCTACCGCCGCCATCTGTTCGTGACCGAGCCCCTGGACTGGGTCGAGTCCCAATGGCCCATCGTCTGGGACCTCAGCCGGGACCTCTACTTTCGCCCCGAATCGGGCGGCCTTCTCCTCTGCCCATGTGACGAAGAAGCTCAAGAACCCGGTCTTGCGGCAGACGATCCGGCAGCCCTGCAAATGCTGGCCGACAAGGTGACCCGCTACTACCCCAGGCTGGCCGACCTGCCCATTCGGCGATCCTGGGCCGGACTCAGAACCCTGGCTCCCGACGGTCGATTGGTAGTGGGATGGGACTCTTCGGTGGAGGGGTTCTTCTGGCTGGCGGGGCTGGCAGGGCACGGTGTGGCCGCCAGCTACTCGGTAGGACTTCTGGCCGCCAGCCTGGTCCTGCGAGAGCCTTCCGGCGCGGCCCCCGCCGCGTTCTCTCCGGGTCGGTTCCACTGA
- a CDS encoding integrase arm-type DNA-binding domain-containing protein produces MDPAHTPRKTKPRGCHPDKALSAPFLRSAPPGRHADGNGLYLFVQPSGTRSWIQRLVVRGRRRELGLGSVRLVSLAEAREKALANRKLAREGGDPLAEKRRAEGIPSFSEAAARVLEQKRAGWRSRSHAQSWLSGMERYAFPRIGKMPVSEVSSADVLEILSPIWHVKPDMAGKLRQHMRAVLEWAVAMELRLDNPCDRVGPVLGPQHKVVEHMRALPHGKVPAAIRTVRASTGAPGVKLAFEFLVLTAARWGEVRWAEWSEIDRDEGVWTLPAKRTKANRRHRVPLCGRALEILEATRALGDGTGTLVFTGRPGRAIEEKQLRRLLGKHKIAAVPHGFRSSFRDWAAEATDHPREVIEAALAHVVRNRVEAAYARSDLFERRRRLMDDWAGYLAAPAG; encoded by the coding sequence ATGGATCCCGCCCACACTCCGCGAAAAACCAAACCCAGGGGCTGCCATCCCGACAAGGCCCTGTCGGCTCCCTTCCTGCGTTCCGCTCCGCCGGGAAGACACGCCGACGGCAACGGGTTGTACCTGTTCGTGCAGCCCAGCGGAACCCGGAGCTGGATTCAGCGGCTGGTCGTTCGCGGCCGACGCCGCGAGCTAGGTCTCGGCAGCGTCCGGTTGGTCTCGCTGGCCGAGGCCCGCGAAAAGGCGCTGGCCAACCGCAAGCTCGCCCGTGAAGGTGGAGACCCCCTGGCCGAGAAGCGCCGCGCCGAAGGCATACCGAGCTTCTCGGAAGCCGCCGCGCGCGTGCTGGAACAGAAGCGGGCCGGCTGGCGCAGCCGGAGTCACGCGCAGAGCTGGCTGAGCGGCATGGAACGCTACGCCTTCCCGCGCATCGGGAAGATGCCGGTCTCTGAGGTGTCGAGCGCCGACGTGCTGGAGATTCTCTCGCCGATATGGCACGTCAAGCCGGATATGGCCGGGAAGCTGCGCCAGCACATGCGGGCGGTGTTAGAATGGGCCGTGGCGATGGAGCTTCGCCTCGACAACCCCTGCGACCGCGTGGGACCGGTCCTGGGGCCTCAACACAAGGTGGTCGAGCACATGCGGGCCTTGCCTCACGGCAAGGTGCCGGCGGCCATCCGGACGGTGCGGGCATCGACGGGAGCGCCGGGCGTCAAGCTGGCCTTCGAGTTTCTAGTGCTCACGGCGGCCAGGTGGGGCGAGGTGCGATGGGCCGAGTGGTCGGAGATCGATCGAGACGAGGGTGTGTGGACCCTCCCGGCGAAGCGGACGAAGGCGAACCGCCGGCACCGGGTGCCGCTGTGTGGACGTGCCCTGGAGATCCTTGAGGCGACGCGGGCGCTCGGGGACGGAACCGGTACACTGGTGTTCACCGGCCGGCCCGGGAGAGCGATCGAGGAGAAGCAGCTGCGCCGGCTGCTCGGGAAGCACAAGATCGCAGCCGTACCGCATGGGTTCCGATCCAGTTTCCGGGACTGGGCGGCCGAGGCAACCGACCATCCCCGCGAGGTCATCGAGGCGGCCCTGGCGCACGTGGTCCGGAACAGGGTCGAGGCGGCCTATGCGCGCTCGGACCTGTTCGAGCGCCGGCGCCGGCTCATGGACGATTGGGCCGGCTACCTGGCTGCCCCGGCTGGCTGA
- a CDS encoding DUF2141 domain-containing protein has protein sequence MRHSIPVSVALLLLFSSIPESLFAASRVAVTVNKVRPGRGKLHITLVNKAQFLMRKKLKKPLQKGIVKPLGKSVQYEFQDVPPGDYAVQVLQDFDEDGFMTDNWLGLPKEPWGMSNNPPVGLGGPKWERAKFTVTESSEVVKVSLDLR, from the coding sequence ATGCGACACTCAATTCCCGTTTCAGTTGCCCTCCTGCTGCTGTTTTCCAGCATCCCCGAATCCCTGTTTGCGGCCTCCAGGGTAGCTGTCACCGTCAACAAGGTCAGGCCCGGAAGGGGAAAGTTGCACATTACGCTGGTCAACAAGGCACAGTTTCTGATGCGGAAGAAGTTGAAAAAGCCCTTGCAGAAAGGCATCGTCAAGCCATTGGGCAAGTCGGTTCAGTATGAGTTCCAGGATGTGCCCCCGGGGGATTACGCGGTTCAGGTGCTGCAGGACTTCGACGAAGACGGATTTATGACCGACAACTGGCTGGGTCTTCCTAAAGAGCCTTGGGGGATGTCCAACAATCCGCCCGTCGGACTCGGTGGGCCGAAATGGGAGCGCGCCAAGTTTACCGTCACCGAGAGCTCCGAGGTGGTGAAGGTCAGCCTTGACTTGAGATAG
- a CDS encoding gamma-glutamyltransferase encodes MKLGWIGLVGVALALTVAYFPRESEEPLDTEMSWNASGHVGAVAAGDSRAVDAGIEILREGGNAADAAVAVILALSVTDYGQYCIGGEVPFLIYDTRREAVEVLSGQGAAPKLATLEHFSKIGGIPEGGDPNNLQAAAVPAVIDLCVTALERYGTRTFAQAARPVVEILDAGQEPWHPKLAGTLRRLIEAETQAEGDRLQGLRAVSDRFYRGDIAEELDAWYRKHGGLLRKEDLAAHRTWVEEPVAIDYRGYTVCKAGAWTQGPYLSQTLRLLEGYDLRQMGHLSADYIHVVAEAMKLALADRDRYYGDPRFVEVPLDSLLSDPYTLLRRPLIDLAKASLEVRPGDPYGMRPIQVSSKQVPRSVGESSDTTTCVVADRWGNVVAATPSGWGSQVDEGGSTGVTHGTRLVSLNTWEGHPNVVAPGKRPRITLTPTIVLKQGKPVIAISVAGGDHQDQVSLQLLLDAIEFGMEPARAVTVPRFATAHHTGSFSQPAPQLGSLSLYEGTDQGVADDLKSRGHRLQFVERVASPVMLQVDPEEGTVLVAGDPKAGRHAAALESEE; translated from the coding sequence ATGAAGCTGGGATGGATTGGCTTGGTGGGCGTCGCCCTGGCGTTGACCGTCGCCTATTTTCCGAGAGAATCGGAAGAACCATTGGATACTGAAATGAGTTGGAACGCTTCGGGTCATGTCGGGGCGGTGGCCGCGGGCGACAGTCGCGCGGTGGACGCCGGGATCGAGATTCTGCGTGAGGGCGGCAATGCCGCCGATGCCGCCGTCGCCGTCATCCTGGCGCTCAGCGTGACCGACTACGGGCAATACTGCATCGGTGGAGAGGTCCCGTTTCTCATTTACGACACCCGGCGTGAGGCCGTGGAGGTGCTCTCGGGTCAGGGAGCGGCCCCCAAGCTGGCGACGCTGGAGCATTTCAGCAAGATCGGCGGGATTCCGGAGGGAGGGGATCCCAACAACCTCCAGGCTGCGGCAGTCCCGGCAGTCATCGACCTGTGCGTGACCGCGCTGGAGCGGTACGGCACCCGAACCTTTGCCCAGGCCGCCCGCCCCGTGGTGGAGATCCTGGACGCCGGTCAGGAACCCTGGCACCCGAAACTGGCCGGAACGCTGCGGCGCCTGATCGAGGCCGAAACGCAGGCCGAAGGAGATCGGCTTCAGGGACTGCGCGCCGTATCCGACCGCTTCTACCGGGGAGACATCGCCGAAGAGTTGGATGCCTGGTACCGGAAGCATGGCGGACTGCTGCGGAAGGAGGACCTGGCCGCCCACCGGACCTGGGTGGAGGAGCCGGTTGCCATCGACTATCGGGGCTATACCGTCTGCAAGGCCGGGGCCTGGACCCAGGGGCCCTATCTCTCCCAAACGCTTCGATTGCTGGAGGGGTACGACCTCCGGCAAATGGGCCATCTTTCGGCCGACTACATCCACGTGGTCGCCGAGGCCATGAAGCTGGCGCTGGCCGACCGCGATCGCTACTACGGCGATCCGCGTTTTGTGGAAGTGCCTCTGGACAGCCTCCTGTCGGATCCCTACACGCTTTTGCGCCGACCGCTGATCGACCTCGCCAAGGCCTCGCTCGAGGTTCGCCCGGGAGATCCCTACGGCATGCGTCCGATCCAGGTGTCCAGCAAGCAGGTTCCACGCAGTGTCGGCGAGTCCAGCGATACCACCACCTGCGTGGTGGCCGACCGTTGGGGCAACGTGGTGGCGGCCACCCCCAGCGGATGGGGCAGCCAGGTGGATGAAGGCGGAAGCACGGGCGTTACCCACGGGACCCGCCTGGTCAGCCTGAATACCTGGGAGGGACACCCCAACGTGGTGGCTCCCGGCAAACGGCCCCGTATCACATTGACGCCCACCATCGTTCTCAAGCAGGGCAAGCCGGTCATCGCCATCAGCGTGGCCGGGGGCGATCATCAGGACCAGGTGAGCCTGCAGTTGCTGCTGGACGCCATCGAATTCGGGATGGAGCCGGCTCGGGCCGTCACCGTTCCACGCTTCGCCACCGCTCATCACACGGGATCCTTCAGCCAGCCTGCTCCCCAGTTGGGAAGCCTGAGCCTCTATGAGGGCACTGACCAGGGGGTAGCCGACGATCTCAAGAGCCGCGGCCACCGCCTGCAATTCGTGGAGCGGGTGGCCAGTCCGGTCATGCTTCAGGTGGACCCGGAAGAGGGAACGGTTCTGGTGGCCGGCGATCCCAAGGCGGGCCGCCACGCCGCGGCATTGGAGAGTGAGGAGTGA
- a CDS encoding sigma-70 family RNA polymerase sigma factor, whose translation MNPSDDFHVIPTPELKQAAEGCPLLERDLEGWIVCCSRRFTPLASRVAGDDSLAEDVLQTSWIKILQSIGHTRFDKPKACPWVKKIVHNTAKDVRRARRREVAQRDIFDLAPNPEVIAQEKELMTLLAEMVKMLPDTYRRVLELHTNQRLSNQQIACRLHISRSSVGTRLHRAIRLLSTRIEKKL comes from the coding sequence ATGAACCCATCTGATGACTTCCACGTCATTCCCACCCCCGAGCTGAAGCAGGCCGCCGAGGGATGTCCGCTGCTGGAAAGAGATCTGGAGGGATGGATTGTCTGTTGCTCCAGGCGGTTTACACCGCTGGCGAGTCGAGTGGCTGGTGACGATAGCCTCGCCGAAGACGTGTTGCAGACCAGTTGGATCAAGATCCTTCAATCCATAGGCCACACCCGCTTCGACAAACCCAAGGCCTGTCCCTGGGTGAAAAAGATCGTCCACAACACGGCTAAAGACGTGCGCCGCGCGCGGCGCCGTGAAGTCGCTCAGAGAGACATATTTGACTTGGCTCCGAATCCGGAAGTGATTGCTCAGGAAAAGGAGTTGATGACCCTGTTGGCAGAGATGGTGAAGATGCTGCCCGATACCTACCGCCGAGTCCTTGAGTTGCACACCAACCAACGTCTTTCGAACCAGCAAATCGCCTGTCGCCTTCATATCTCCCGCTCGAGTGTGGGAACCCGCCTGCATCGCGCCATCCGCTTGCTGAGTACTCGCATCGAAAAAAAGTTGTGA
- a CDS encoding sugar phosphate isomerase/epimerase has protein sequence MKFAMHNWMRQESIETTIERLHRLGYDGIEISGEPTQYDTSQVARLLEKYQLACWGSHSIMMPGRDLVSEEASVRAETVKYMQACVRMVHELGGSIFVIFPSECNRLARVAGPDQEWRWGIEGVRQIAEYAAERGIRVGVEALNRFETHFINRHDQALALADEVGPEVGVALDAFHMNIEEVDPLQAIRNVGSRLIDFHVADNNRRPPGQGSYDWKAVIRTLREVGYDSYLTQEFVNPVDRTPLGVRKEAGSGEVSADMLKFLQDHGSGVISTEEYDESVRQGITYLKTLV, from the coding sequence ATGAAATTCGCCATGCACAACTGGATGCGCCAGGAATCCATTGAAACCACTATCGAGCGCCTCCACCGCCTCGGTTATGACGGGATCGAGATCAGTGGAGAACCGACCCAATATGATACAAGCCAGGTCGCCCGATTGCTGGAAAAGTACCAGTTGGCTTGCTGGGGCTCACACAGCATCATGATGCCGGGGCGGGACCTGGTATCCGAGGAGGCATCGGTTCGGGCCGAAACAGTGAAGTACATGCAGGCCTGCGTGCGCATGGTTCATGAGCTTGGCGGGTCGATTTTCGTGATTTTCCCCAGTGAGTGCAACCGGCTCGCGCGGGTGGCCGGTCCGGACCAGGAATGGAGGTGGGGGATCGAAGGGGTCCGCCAGATTGCCGAATATGCTGCCGAGCGCGGTATTCGCGTCGGTGTCGAAGCCCTGAACCGGTTCGAGACCCATTTCATCAACCGCCACGATCAGGCCCTGGCGCTGGCCGACGAGGTGGGGCCGGAAGTGGGCGTGGCTCTGGATGCCTTTCACATGAACATCGAGGAAGTCGACCCCCTGCAGGCCATACGCAACGTGGGCTCGCGCCTGATCGATTTCCACGTTGCCGACAACAACCGGCGGCCGCCGGGACAGGGAAGCTACGACTGGAAAGCAGTGATCCGGACCCTGCGAGAGGTGGGGTACGACTCCTATCTCACCCAGGAATTTGTCAATCCCGTCGATCGAACCCCCCTTGGAGTCCGGAAGGAGGCCGGGTCGGGAGAGGTCTCCGCCGACATGCTGAAATTCCTGCAGGATCACGGATCGGGCGTGATCAGCACCGAGGAGTACGACGAATCGGTCCGGCAAGGCATTACCTACCTGAAAACGCTCGTGTGA